A DNA window from Christiangramia salexigens contains the following coding sequences:
- a CDS encoding dihydrolipoamide acetyltransferase family protein, with amino-acid sequence MAKFELKLPKMGESVAEATITNWLKEVGDTIEMDEPVLEIATDKVDSEVPSEVDGKLVEVLFEVDDVVKVGQTIAIIETEGEDSGESASEEVEIDDEPAAASEIEKDIETAKETVSSDSDNDYSDSSRFYSPLVKNIAKEEGISLEELESIEGTGKENRVTKNDILKYVENRGSKPQAQPSATGKAETAKSMQSSVAKQEEPVVTGEDQIIEMSRMGKMIAHHMQESIKTSAHVQSFIEVDVTNIWNWRNKHKNDFQKREGEKLTFTPIFMEAVAKAIRDFPMINISVNSEGTKVIKKKDINLGMAAALPDGNLIVPVIKNADRLNLVGMAKAVNDLANRARQNKLKPDEIQGGTYTVTNVGTFGSIMGTPIINQPQVGILALGAIRKMPSVIETPEGDFIGIRYKMILSHSYDHRVVNGALGGQFVQRVAQYLEGFDKDREI; translated from the coding sequence ATGGCAAAATTTGAATTAAAATTGCCCAAAATGGGTGAAAGTGTTGCAGAAGCAACGATCACCAATTGGTTGAAAGAAGTAGGCGATACTATAGAAATGGACGAACCGGTTCTTGAGATCGCTACAGACAAGGTGGATAGTGAAGTTCCCAGCGAGGTAGATGGTAAATTAGTGGAGGTACTCTTTGAAGTTGACGATGTTGTTAAGGTTGGACAAACCATAGCTATTATCGAAACTGAAGGAGAGGATTCGGGTGAATCTGCAAGCGAAGAAGTTGAAATTGATGATGAACCTGCTGCAGCTTCCGAAATTGAAAAAGATATCGAAACCGCCAAAGAAACGGTTTCCAGCGATTCAGATAATGATTATTCTGATTCATCCAGATTTTATTCTCCACTGGTTAAGAATATAGCCAAGGAAGAGGGGATTTCTCTGGAAGAACTTGAGAGCATCGAAGGGACCGGAAAGGAAAATCGTGTTACCAAGAATGATATTTTAAAATATGTAGAAAACAGAGGTAGTAAACCTCAGGCCCAGCCTTCTGCTACTGGTAAGGCTGAAACGGCAAAATCTATGCAGTCTTCTGTTGCAAAACAGGAGGAACCTGTTGTAACCGGAGAGGATCAGATCATAGAAATGAGCAGAATGGGTAAAATGATCGCTCATCATATGCAGGAGAGTATAAAAACTTCTGCTCATGTTCAGTCTTTCATTGAGGTTGATGTGACCAATATCTGGAACTGGAGAAATAAACATAAGAATGATTTCCAGAAAAGGGAAGGTGAGAAGCTTACGTTTACTCCTATTTTCATGGAAGCAGTGGCTAAAGCCATCCGTGATTTCCCGATGATCAATATTTCGGTAAATAGCGAGGGAACTAAAGTCATTAAAAAGAAGGATATAAATCTTGGTATGGCTGCAGCCTTACCGGATGGTAATCTAATTGTGCCGGTAATTAAAAATGCCGACAGGTTGAACCTGGTTGGAATGGCAAAAGCGGTGAATGACCTTGCTAATCGTGCAAGACAAAATAAACTGAAGCCAGATGAGATCCAGGGAGGTACTTATACAGTAACCAACGTTGGGACATTTGGCAGTATTATGGGAACTCCAATTATTAATCAGCCTCAGGTTGGTATTCTGGCTCTTGGAGCTATCAGAAAGATGCCTTCTGTGATCGAAACTCCTGAAGGTGATTTTATAGGAATCAGATACAAAATGATCCTGTCTCACAGCTATGACCATCGTGTGGTGAACGGAGCCCTTGGAGGCCAGTTTGTTCAAAGAGTAGCTCAATATCTGGAAGGATTTGATAAGGACAGAGAGATATAA
- the recR gene encoding recombination mediator RecR has protein sequence MDFSSKLLEQAVDEMSQLPGIGKRTALRLVLHLLKQPEDQTSRLSEALVDLRNNIKLCNNCYNISDTELCEICSNPARLSEIVCVVEDVRDVMAIENTGQYRGHYHVLGGKINPMEGIGPSQLSIKPLIEKVKAGKIEEIIFALSSTLEGDTTNFYIFKQLEGTGIKTSTIARGISVGDELEYADEVTLGRSITNRVPFENSMKS, from the coding sequence ATGGATTTTTCTTCAAAATTACTGGAGCAGGCAGTGGATGAAATGTCACAATTGCCGGGGATTGGAAAGCGTACAGCATTAAGACTGGTACTGCATTTATTAAAACAACCTGAAGATCAAACCTCCCGACTTTCGGAGGCTTTGGTGGATCTTAGAAATAATATTAAACTCTGTAATAATTGCTACAATATTAGTGATACTGAACTTTGTGAGATCTGTTCAAACCCGGCGAGATTATCTGAGATCGTTTGTGTGGTAGAAGATGTTCGGGATGTAATGGCTATTGAGAATACAGGTCAATACAGAGGGCATTACCATGTGCTTGGAGGGAAGATCAACCCGATGGAAGGTATTGGTCCTTCACAATTAAGTATTAAGCCCCTTATAGAAAAAGTAAAGGCGGGCAAAATAGAGGAGATCATTTTCGCTTTGAGTAGCACACTAGAGGGAGACACCACCAACTTCTACATTTTTAAACAACTTGAAGGTACTGGAATTAAGACTTCAACTATCGCTCGTGGAATTTCTGTAGGTGATGAACTTGAATATGCCGATGAGGTAACTTTAGGACGAAGTATTACCAACAGGGTGCCTTTTGAAAATTCCATGAAAAGTTAA
- a CDS encoding sodium:solute symporter gives MQPYQVLFLIAAYFGVLILISYFTGKGGSNAEFFKANQQAPWYLVAFGMIGASLSGITFISIPGTVEADSFSYFQVVLGYTVGYAVIGQVLLPLYYRLNLTSIYTYLDSRFGNFSYKTGASFFLLSRVVGASFRLFLVANVLQLIVFDQLGVPYYITVSITILLIWLYTFRSGIKTIIWTDTLQTLFMLVALGITIYFISDDLGISLNNLFGYLSESEHSKIFFLEDWKSKDHFLKQFLSGAFISIVMTGLDQDMMQKNLTCRSLKDAQKNMFWFTIVLVVVNFLFLTLGVLLTDYADVNSITEQKDDLFPAIATSGNLGFAVAVFFILGLIAAAYSSADSALTSLTTSFSIDIMEIEKKYEEKKQVRIRKQIHIAISVLLILVMLLFKYAIADKSVINKLFQFAGYTYGPLLGLYAFGLFTKWKVKDKLVPVIAIAAPILSYFISLNSLVWFGFEFGFFILILNGFLTFSGLILIRRKHH, from the coding sequence ATGCAACCTTACCAAGTCCTATTTCTTATCGCAGCCTACTTTGGAGTGCTTATTCTAATTTCATATTTCACCGGAAAAGGTGGTAGTAATGCTGAATTTTTTAAGGCTAATCAACAGGCTCCATGGTACCTGGTTGCATTTGGAATGATTGGCGCCTCATTGAGCGGGATCACTTTTATCTCCATTCCAGGAACTGTTGAAGCAGATTCCTTCAGTTATTTTCAGGTTGTGTTGGGTTACACCGTTGGTTACGCTGTAATTGGACAGGTCCTACTACCATTATATTACAGGCTTAACCTGACTTCAATTTACACGTATCTTGACAGTCGTTTTGGAAATTTCTCCTATAAGACCGGAGCCTCATTCTTCTTGCTATCGCGAGTTGTAGGGGCCAGTTTTAGATTATTCCTTGTCGCAAATGTCCTACAGCTAATTGTATTTGATCAGCTTGGTGTTCCTTATTATATCACCGTCTCTATCACTATTTTACTCATCTGGCTGTACACATTTAGAAGCGGAATAAAAACCATAATCTGGACAGATACCCTGCAAACCCTTTTTATGCTAGTAGCATTAGGTATAACGATTTATTTTATTTCCGATGACCTGGGGATTTCACTGAACAATCTTTTTGGTTATCTGAGTGAAAGCGAGCATTCTAAAATATTCTTTCTTGAGGATTGGAAAAGCAAAGACCATTTTCTGAAACAATTTTTATCTGGAGCTTTTATTTCCATTGTGATGACTGGTCTTGATCAGGATATGATGCAGAAAAACCTTACCTGTCGCAGTTTAAAGGATGCACAAAAAAATATGTTCTGGTTCACGATCGTATTGGTCGTCGTAAATTTCCTATTTCTTACTCTGGGTGTGCTTTTAACCGATTATGCAGACGTCAATTCCATTACAGAACAAAAAGACGATCTCTTCCCCGCAATCGCCACCAGTGGTAACCTAGGTTTTGCAGTCGCTGTATTTTTTATTCTGGGCCTGATTGCTGCAGCATACTCTAGTGCAGACAGCGCTTTAACTTCACTAACCACCTCCTTTAGCATAGATATCATGGAGATCGAGAAGAAGTATGAAGAGAAGAAACAGGTAAGAATAAGAAAACAGATCCATATCGCAATTTCGGTATTGCTAATCCTTGTGATGCTTCTTTTTAAATATGCTATTGCAGATAAAAGTGTGATCAACAAATTATTTCAATTCGCCGGTTACACCTATGGCCCTTTACTTGGCTTATATGCTTTCGGGTTATTTACCAAATGGAAAGTGAAAGATAAACTCGTTCCAGTTATCGCAATTGCAGCACCAATCCTGTCTTATTTTATTAGTTTAAACAGTCTGGTTTGGTTTGGCTTCGAATTCGGATTCTTTATCCTTATTTTAAACGGATTCCTAACCTTTAGCGGGCTAATATTGATTAGAAGAAAGCATCACTAA
- a CDS encoding CoA-binding protein, producing MKKKTLVLGASLKPNRYSNLAINRLVRHGQPAVAIGLRKGEVEGVEIYTEKFPFEDIHTITLYLNAKRQEEYYDYILSLNPNRVIFNPGSENPELYRLLKENGIRFENACTLVMLSSNQY from the coding sequence ATGAAGAAGAAAACATTGGTTTTAGGAGCCTCATTAAAGCCTAATCGTTATTCTAATCTCGCGATTAACAGATTGGTGCGGCATGGGCAACCCGCTGTGGCTATCGGCCTTAGGAAAGGAGAGGTTGAAGGAGTTGAAATTTATACCGAAAAGTTTCCTTTTGAAGATATTCATACCATCACCTTGTATTTAAATGCAAAAAGGCAGGAAGAATATTATGATTATATTCTTTCTTTAAATCCCAACCGGGTAATCTTTAATCCCGGCAGTGAAAACCCCGAGCTTTACAGGTTGTTAAAGGAAAATGGGATCAGGTTTGAGAATGCCTGTACATTAGTGATGCTTTCTTCTAATCAATATTAG
- a CDS encoding ABC-F family ATP-binding cassette domain-containing protein codes for MLSVSNLSVQFGKRVLFDEVNTTFTQGNCYGIIGANGAGKSTFLKILAGKSDPTSGHVHLEPGKRMSVLEQNHNLYDEYQVLETVLRGNKPLYKVKEEMDALYADYSDENADRIGELQVSFEEMDGWNAESNAASMLSNLGIKEDLHYSYMKDLDGQQKVRVLLAQALFGNPDVLIMDEPTNDLDYETISWLEHFLANYENTVIVVSHDRHFLDSVCTHISDIDFGKINHFSGNYTFWYESSQLAARQRAQQNKKAEEKKKELQEFIQRFSANVAKSKQATSRKKMIDKLNIEDIRPSSRRYPAIIFEREREAGDQILNIENLEASIEGETLFRNVDLNLAKGDKVVVFSKDSRATTAFYEIINGKQEPVNGKYSWGVTTSQSYLPADNSEYFDNDLTLVDWLRQYAKTEEEREEVFIRGFLGKMLFSGEEALKTCRVLSGGEKVRCMLSKMMMTRANVVMLDEPTNHLDLESITAFNNSLKNFKGTVLFTTHDHEFAQTVANRVIELTPGGVIDRYLSFDEYMSDKSIKEQRDKMYAVEA; via the coding sequence ATGCTTTCAGTTTCAAACCTTTCTGTTCAGTTTGGTAAACGCGTTTTGTTTGATGAGGTGAATACCACCTTTACTCAGGGAAACTGCTATGGGATTATTGGTGCCAATGGTGCAGGAAAATCTACCTTTTTAAAGATCTTAGCTGGTAAGAGCGATCCAACTTCAGGTCATGTGCATCTGGAGCCAGGAAAACGTATGTCTGTTCTGGAGCAGAACCACAACTTATACGACGAGTATCAGGTGCTGGAAACGGTACTACGAGGAAACAAGCCCTTGTATAAGGTAAAAGAAGAAATGGATGCTTTGTATGCAGATTATTCTGATGAGAATGCCGATAGAATTGGTGAGTTACAAGTATCATTCGAGGAAATGGACGGCTGGAATGCTGAAAGTAATGCAGCGTCAATGCTTTCCAATCTTGGTATAAAAGAAGATCTTCATTATTCTTATATGAAAGATCTTGATGGACAGCAGAAAGTAAGGGTCTTACTTGCGCAAGCGCTATTTGGAAATCCAGATGTTTTGATCATGGATGAGCCTACCAACGACCTGGATTATGAAACTATTAGCTGGTTAGAACATTTTCTTGCGAATTATGAAAATACAGTGATCGTGGTATCTCACGACCGTCACTTTCTGGATTCGGTTTGTACACATATATCTGATATAGATTTTGGAAAGATAAATCACTTCAGCGGTAACTATACTTTCTGGTATGAATCTTCGCAGTTAGCTGCAAGACAACGTGCACAACAGAATAAAAAGGCTGAAGAGAAGAAAAAAGAACTTCAGGAATTTATTCAGCGTTTTAGCGCGAACGTGGCAAAAAGTAAACAGGCTACTTCCAGAAAGAAAATGATTGATAAGCTGAATATTGAAGATATCAGACCATCAAGTAGAAGATATCCGGCAATTATTTTTGAAAGAGAGCGTGAAGCTGGAGATCAGATCCTGAATATAGAAAATCTGGAAGCGAGTATTGAAGGTGAAACTCTGTTTAGAAATGTAGACCTTAATCTTGCTAAAGGAGATAAAGTAGTTGTATTTTCAAAGGATTCTCGTGCAACTACGGCTTTTTATGAGATCATAAATGGAAAACAAGAGCCGGTAAACGGAAAATATTCCTGGGGAGTAACAACTTCTCAATCTTATTTACCTGCAGACAATTCCGAATATTTCGATAATGATCTTACGTTAGTGGATTGGTTACGTCAATATGCTAAAACCGAGGAAGAGAGAGAAGAAGTATTTATAAGAGGATTCCTTGGAAAAATGTTATTTAGTGGTGAAGAGGCCCTTAAGACATGTAGAGTTCTTTCGGGAGGTGAAAAGGTTCGTTGTATGCTGAGTAAGATGATGATGACCAGAGCGAATGTTGTTATGCTGGATGAGCCAACAAACCACCTGGATCTTGAATCTATTACGGCTTTTAATAATTCATTGAAAAACTTTAAAGGAACCGTACTATTCACAACTCATGATCACGAATTTGCACAAACTGTTGCAAACAGGGTGATAGAGCTTACTCCTGGAGGAGTTATTGACAGGTATTTAAGCTTCGATGAGTATATGAGTGATAAGAGTATTAAAGAACAAAGAGATAAAATGTATGCTGTAGAAGCATAA
- a CDS encoding TlpA family protein disulfide reductase, with the protein MKYFVTLSLCIGLALTGCVKDQAKSDKIFIGGQINNPETDYVVISRENKVIDTLYLDEKNQFGKAFTNLESGIYTFKHPPEHQILYAEPGDSLVIYLNTLSFDESLNFNGSGAEKSNFLLDMFLKNQRNNDLILSYYKIDPKEFARKTDSIRESRLQGLEILKERNEFSDDFLEIAQASIDYEFYDLRERYSYLIKKYYRDIAEKIPSDFNDYRQEIDFNNKKLGDYYVYTNLIDDYLRSRSIEYCLKKGIKTKRCLNLNSFRNISRRLKLIDSISSVPSIKNEFIDRLATQSIVMAENKERIDSIISLLEDIDYTNIKEAKELAKIHEAYFVGNSLKNVVVYNTAGELINYSSIMNRPTLTYGWSIYTPSHHRWQHRIIKNLSEKYPEIDFLGVNIDLNEKEEWLRTLETFGYDKNKEVQIAKREASKDAYFKYLNKVLLINSDGTIIKGDLQLDAPDLEDELLEFINK; encoded by the coding sequence ATGAAGTACTTTGTTACCCTTAGCCTATGTATTGGACTTGCATTGACTGGCTGTGTAAAAGATCAGGCAAAGAGTGATAAAATATTCATAGGTGGCCAGATCAATAATCCAGAAACAGATTATGTGGTCATCTCAAGAGAAAACAAGGTTATAGATACTCTATATCTGGATGAAAAAAATCAGTTTGGTAAAGCTTTTACCAACCTGGAAAGTGGCATCTACACTTTTAAACACCCACCTGAACATCAAATTCTATATGCTGAACCCGGGGATAGTTTAGTCATTTATCTGAATACACTTTCATTTGATGAATCACTGAATTTTAATGGGAGTGGCGCAGAAAAAAGCAACTTCCTTTTGGATATGTTCCTAAAAAACCAAAGGAACAATGATCTCATCCTTTCTTATTATAAAATAGACCCAAAAGAATTCGCAAGAAAAACCGATTCCATCCGAGAAAGCCGACTACAAGGCCTGGAAATATTAAAAGAAAGAAATGAATTCTCAGACGATTTCCTTGAAATAGCTCAGGCAAGTATAGATTATGAATTCTATGATCTTAGAGAAAGATATTCGTATCTAATTAAAAAATACTACAGGGATATAGCAGAAAAAATCCCTTCAGATTTTAACGATTATCGTCAGGAAATCGACTTCAACAATAAAAAACTAGGTGACTATTATGTTTACACTAATCTTATTGACGACTATTTAAGATCCAGATCTATTGAATACTGCCTAAAAAAAGGAATTAAGACAAAGAGATGCTTAAACCTTAATAGCTTTAGAAATATTAGCAGGAGATTAAAACTCATTGACTCTATTTCTTCGGTTCCTTCTATTAAAAACGAATTTATAGACCGACTTGCCACTCAGAGCATTGTAATGGCAGAGAACAAGGAACGAATTGACTCCATAATAAGTCTACTAGAGGATATCGATTATACAAATATTAAGGAAGCAAAAGAGCTAGCAAAAATCCATGAGGCCTATTTCGTAGGTAATTCATTAAAAAATGTTGTGGTCTATAACACCGCAGGTGAATTGATCAACTATAGCAGTATTATGAACAGACCCACTCTTACTTATGGCTGGTCTATATATACACCTTCACACCACAGGTGGCAGCACAGGATCATTAAAAATTTGAGCGAAAAATACCCCGAGATCGACTTTTTGGGTGTTAATATAGACCTTAACGAAAAGGAAGAATGGCTCAGAACTCTTGAGACATTTGGATACGATAAAAATAAAGAGGTGCAGATCGCAAAAAGAGAGGCCAGTAAAGATGCCTATTTTAAATACCTTAATAAAGTTCTATTAATAAATTCAGATGGTACTATTATAAAGGGAGACCTTCAACTAGATGCTCCCGACCTGGAGGATGAATTACTGGAATTTATTAATAAATAA
- the fsa gene encoding fructose-6-phosphate aldolase, producing MKFFIDTANLDQIKEAQDLGVLDGVTTNPSLMAKEGITGKDNIFKHYRKICELVDGDVSAEVIATDFEGIVREGEELAELHDQIIVKVPMIKEGVKALKYFSDKGIKTNCTLVFSAGQALLAAKAGATYVSPFIGRLDDISTDGLQLIADIRLIYDNYGFETEILAASVRHTMHVLECAKIGADVMTGPLSSIEGLLKHPLTDIGLEKFLADYKKGNK from the coding sequence ATGAAATTTTTTATTGATACAGCCAATCTTGACCAGATTAAAGAAGCTCAGGATCTTGGAGTTTTGGATGGTGTAACCACAAATCCATCTTTGATGGCGAAAGAAGGTATCACAGGAAAAGATAATATTTTTAAGCATTACAGAAAGATCTGTGAGCTTGTAGATGGGGATGTAAGTGCAGAAGTTATCGCGACAGATTTTGAAGGTATCGTGAGAGAAGGAGAAGAGCTTGCTGAATTACATGACCAGATCATTGTGAAAGTTCCTATGATTAAAGAGGGTGTAAAGGCACTTAAATATTTTAGCGACAAAGGAATCAAGACGAACTGTACTTTGGTGTTCTCAGCGGGGCAGGCATTGCTTGCTGCAAAAGCAGGAGCAACTTATGTTTCTCCATTTATTGGCAGACTGGACGACATTTCAACTGATGGTCTTCAGTTAATTGCAGATATAAGACTGATCTATGATAACTACGGTTTTGAAACCGAAATTCTTGCCGCGTCAGTAAGACATACTATGCACGTATTGGAATGCGCAAAAATTGGTGCAGATGTGATGACAGGGCCTCTGTCTTCTATTGAAGGTCTATTGAAACATCCTTTAACCGACATTGGACTTGAAAAATTCCTTGCCGATTATAAAAAAGGTAATAAATAA
- a CDS encoding SDR family oxidoreductase produces MKKGESSKKVVFITGASSGIGKSIATYLSKRNFKVYGTSRNPDKSSIKEFDLVALDVTDPSSIERAIAEVATREGKIDVLINNAGVGITGPIEETPESEIKKAFETNYFGPLNVIKSVLPVMRKNREGLIINITSIAGYMGLPYRGIYSATKGALEITAEAYRMELKQFNIKMTNIAPGDFATNIASGRYHAPVTKGSPYEKVYGNTLKLMNDHVDAGKDPNLMAEEVYRVIQEKDPRVHYKVGERLQKFSVLLKGILPDKVYEKMLMKHYKL; encoded by the coding sequence ATGAAAAAAGGGGAATCTTCGAAAAAGGTGGTCTTCATCACCGGCGCTTCTTCCGGCATCGGAAAATCTATAGCAACTTACTTAAGCAAACGAAATTTTAAAGTATACGGTACCAGCAGGAATCCTGATAAAAGTTCTATTAAAGAATTTGATCTGGTCGCACTGGACGTTACAGATCCTTCAAGCATTGAAAGAGCTATTGCAGAGGTTGCTACGAGAGAAGGTAAAATAGATGTTTTAATAAATAATGCGGGTGTTGGAATTACAGGGCCTATTGAAGAAACTCCTGAATCTGAGATCAAAAAAGCATTTGAAACCAACTATTTTGGCCCCTTAAATGTGATCAAGTCTGTCTTGCCGGTTATGCGGAAGAACAGAGAAGGTTTGATAATTAATATTACTTCTATAGCCGGTTATATGGGATTGCCTTATCGCGGAATTTATTCTGCGACAAAAGGTGCGCTTGAGATCACTGCTGAAGCTTATAGAATGGAGTTGAAACAGTTCAATATTAAAATGACTAATATCGCTCCGGGTGACTTTGCAACTAATATCGCTTCGGGTAGATACCATGCTCCGGTTACAAAAGGTTCTCCTTACGAAAAAGTATATGGGAATACTCTGAAACTTATGAACGATCATGTGGATGCTGGTAAGGACCCAAACCTGATGGCAGAAGAGGTATATAGAGTGATTCAGGAAAAAGATCCGAGGGTGCATTATAAAGTAGGAGAGAGGCTTCAGAAATTTTCAGTTCTGCTTAAAGGAATTCTGCCGGACAAAGTATATGAGAAAATGTTGATGAAGCATTATAAATTGTAA
- a CDS encoding glutaminyl-peptide cyclotransferase: MKESIETSILNSKNKPIDSIRYFLNDEFLTSSAGSDSQIIPLEDKNLGNHTFKALIYTPESTDTLSKSIKILNDTPPVVYTYEIIKSYPHDLTSYTQGLEFNNGFLYESTGQYGRSKLRKLNLETGEVLNEISLEDQYFAEGITILNNKIYQLTWQEGEGFIYDLESFKKTGSFAYNQSKEGWGLCNNGEKVFKSDGTEKIWILDPNTLAERGYIQPTHHKSVSTKLNELEWVDGKIYANTYQKDGVAIINPSNGAIEGLINFSGLRDKVKQHDKLDVLNGIAYNPETEKLYVTGKNWDKIFEVKILKKE, encoded by the coding sequence TTGAAAGAAAGCATTGAAACCTCAATTTTAAACAGCAAAAACAAGCCTATAGATTCAATTAGATATTTTTTAAATGATGAATTCCTGACATCTTCTGCCGGATCGGATTCCCAAATTATCCCTCTTGAAGACAAAAATCTAGGGAATCACACCTTCAAAGCACTCATTTATACTCCGGAATCCACCGACACCTTAAGCAAATCCATTAAAATTTTAAATGATACTCCTCCGGTAGTATATACTTATGAGATCATCAAGTCTTATCCTCACGACCTAACTTCCTATACTCAGGGTCTGGAATTCAATAATGGATTTTTATATGAAAGCACGGGTCAATATGGAAGGTCTAAACTAAGAAAGCTAAATTTAGAGACCGGTGAGGTATTAAATGAGATCTCTCTGGAAGATCAATATTTTGCTGAAGGGATCACCATTTTAAATAATAAGATCTATCAGTTAACCTGGCAGGAAGGTGAAGGTTTTATTTACGATCTTGAGAGTTTCAAAAAAACAGGAAGCTTTGCATACAACCAAAGTAAGGAAGGCTGGGGTCTTTGTAATAATGGCGAAAAAGTATTTAAAAGCGACGGTACAGAAAAGATATGGATACTTGATCCTAATACTTTGGCCGAAAGAGGATATATACAACCGACTCATCATAAATCTGTTTCCACCAAACTCAATGAACTGGAATGGGTGGATGGTAAAATCTATGCCAACACCTATCAGAAAGACGGAGTAGCGATTATTAACCCATCTAACGGGGCCATTGAGGGACTTATAAATTTCAGCGGATTAAGAGATAAAGTGAAACAACATGATAAACTGGATGTCCTTAATGGAATTGCCTATAATCCGGAAACCGAAAAACTTTATGTTACAGGTAAAAACTGGGATAAGATCTTTGAGGTTAAGATACTGAAAAAAGAATAG
- a CDS encoding acyl-CoA thioesterase, producing MHPDIFEKSIVVEAKHLDKQNHVNNVQYVQWVQDIAEEHWETKANKEQKSNYVWVVVRHEIDYKKEAVLNDKISLKTYVGETTHVTSVRHVIIKNEATNKLLVQAKTTWCLLDSITKKPAKISGELKDLFLS from the coding sequence ATGCATCCTGATATTTTTGAAAAAAGCATAGTTGTTGAAGCTAAACATCTGGATAAACAAAACCATGTGAACAATGTACAATATGTTCAATGGGTTCAGGATATTGCAGAAGAACACTGGGAAACCAAAGCAAATAAAGAACAAAAGTCAAATTATGTCTGGGTTGTGGTAAGACACGAAATAGACTATAAGAAAGAAGCGGTTTTAAATGATAAGATCTCTCTTAAGACCTATGTTGGTGAAACTACTCACGTAACTTCGGTAAGACATGTTATTATTAAGAACGAGGCCACAAATAAACTCCTTGTACAAGCTAAAACCACCTGGTGCCTGCTGGATTCAATCACCAAAAAACCAGCTAAGATCTCCGGGGAACTGAAAGATCTATTTTTGAGTTAA